One window of Thioflexithrix psekupsensis genomic DNA carries:
- a CDS encoding CheR family methyltransferase: MSQREFHYTREDFELLRKLVNEHTGISLSDHKQEMLYSRLSRRLRALKLDSFASYYRLLQGDCGDELMQFINAMTTNLTAFFREPHHFDYLKNELLPRLKTQHAITRKLRIWSAGCASGEEPYSIAMVIKEVIPPDWDVKILATDLDSAVLEKAKMGIYLEEKINNVPKTYLSQFFKRGTGAQKGKVHIDPELQKMVTFRPLNLIHTWPMRGQFDIIFCRNVIIYFDKDTQTHLFERFANILVPNGYLFVGHSENLFKLTTRFRLLKQTIYIKSE, translated from the coding sequence GTGTCACAACGTGAATTTCACTATACCCGTGAAGATTTTGAATTGCTTAGAAAATTGGTGAATGAACACACGGGAATTAGCCTTTCTGACCATAAGCAAGAAATGCTTTACAGTCGGTTATCGCGTCGTTTACGGGCGTTGAAACTGGACAGTTTCGCCAGTTATTATCGTTTATTACAAGGCGATTGTGGCGATGAATTAATGCAATTCATTAATGCCATGACCACCAATTTAACCGCGTTTTTCCGCGAGCCGCACCATTTTGACTATTTAAAAAATGAATTATTGCCGCGTTTAAAAACACAACACGCCATTACCCGCAAATTGCGCATTTGGTCAGCGGGCTGTGCGTCGGGAGAAGAGCCGTATTCGATTGCAATGGTGATCAAAGAAGTGATTCCGCCAGATTGGGATGTGAAAATTTTGGCGACGGATTTAGATTCTGCGGTGCTGGAAAAAGCCAAAATGGGCATTTATCTCGAAGAAAAAATAAACAATGTTCCTAAAACTTATTTAAGCCAATTTTTTAAACGCGGTACCGGCGCACAAAAAGGCAAAGTCCATATTGATCCAGAATTACAAAAAATGGTCACATTTAGACCCCTTAATTTAATCCATACGTGGCCAATGCGCGGACAATTCGACATTATTTTTTGTCGTAATGTTATTATTTATTTCGATAAAGATACCCAGACTCATTTATTTGAACGTTTCGCTAACATTCTCGTTCCCAATGGCTATTTATTCGTGGGACATTCGGAGAATTTATTTAAGCTCACAACCCGCTTTCGTTTGCTTAAACAAACCATCTATATTAAATCAGAATAA
- a CDS encoding transglycosylase SLT domain-containing protein, with the protein MISCWQSTGNDYLKLNLISILLIALLFLSGLPLMAAEIYRYVDAQGQVHFTDIPPTKSSRPLTASRQSNLSAVRIYKFVDNSGVIHFSDSPHDNRFRLVYEGSLFDGETARTRGLGLHRRHAEYRDLIQEAANRFQLDAALLHAVIHTESAYNPYAVSPKGATGLMQLMAGTAQRYGVKDRTDPKDNIEGGARYLRDLLVLFQNDKRLALAGYNAGENAVIRHGYAIPPYRETRHYVNRVLSLYDVYRSVY; encoded by the coding sequence ATGATTTCGTGTTGGCAAAGTACAGGTAATGATTATTTAAAATTAAATCTAATATCAATTTTATTGATCGCACTGTTATTTTTATCTGGACTGCCTCTAATGGCCGCGGAAATTTACCGTTATGTGGATGCGCAAGGACAAGTGCATTTTACGGATATTCCTCCCACTAAATCGAGTCGGCCATTAACCGCTTCTCGCCAGTCAAATTTAAGTGCGGTTCGGATTTATAAATTTGTGGATAATAGTGGGGTGATTCACTTTTCTGATTCGCCTCATGATAATCGGTTTCGTTTGGTTTATGAAGGCAGTTTATTTGATGGAGAAACGGCGCGGACACGGGGCTTAGGTTTGCACCGTCGTCATGCGGAATATCGGGATTTAATTCAAGAGGCGGCGAATCGTTTTCAATTAGATGCGGCGTTATTGCACGCGGTGATTCACACCGAATCGGCTTATAATCCTTATGCGGTTTCACCTAAAGGCGCGACCGGTTTAATGCAATTAATGGCAGGCACTGCACAGCGTTATGGCGTTAAAGATCGCACCGATCCCAAAGATAATATTGAAGGTGGAGCGCGTTATTTACGGGATTTATTGGTGCTGTTTCAAAACGATAAACGTCTGGCTTTAGCGGGGTATAATGCAGGGGAAAATGCAGTGATTCGCCACGGTTATGCCATCCCACCTTATCGAGAAACGCGACATTATGTGAATCGGGTATTGTCGCTTTATGACGTGTATCGTTCAGTATATTAA
- the prmA gene encoding 50S ribosomal protein L11 methyltransferase, producing MTWLQMTLHSHPDQVESISDALTEIGALSVTCADDGDDPVYEPALNTTPLWRETRVTGLFVQDDVDQDELPTQLAAQLAPLPLPRYEFSVLEDQEWTRVWMADFKPMCFGERLWIYPSWQEVTDSETIYLLLDPGLAFGTGTHPTTALCLTWLATWPELAGKTLIDYGSGSGILAIGAVKLGAAKVWAVDNDPQALLATRDNAEKNQVSDAIETVFPEQLPALQVDGIVANILATPLIALAASFASKINAGGFIVLSGILIDQADAVISAYSPYFTMHPPIVQGDWVRIDGIRKLA from the coding sequence ATGACTTGGCTACAAATGACTTTACACAGCCATCCTGATCAGGTGGAGTCCATTTCTGACGCATTAACAGAAATTGGTGCATTATCAGTAACTTGTGCGGATGATGGCGATGATCCTGTGTATGAACCTGCGTTGAATACTACCCCTTTATGGCGCGAAACTCGTGTGACAGGTTTATTTGTGCAGGATGATGTGGATCAAGATGAATTACCGACGCAATTAGCGGCGCAATTAGCTCCGTTGCCATTGCCGCGTTATGAGTTTAGTGTGTTGGAAGATCAGGAATGGACGCGGGTTTGGATGGCGGATTTTAAGCCGATGTGTTTTGGTGAGCGGTTGTGGATATATCCCAGTTGGCAGGAAGTGACTGATTCTGAAACGATTTATTTGTTGCTTGATCCCGGCCTTGCTTTTGGGACGGGAACGCATCCCACGACGGCTCTTTGTCTGACATGGTTGGCGACGTGGCCGGAATTGGCAGGGAAAACGCTGATTGATTACGGTTCAGGGTCAGGAATTTTGGCGATTGGCGCGGTTAAATTGGGCGCGGCCAAGGTGTGGGCAGTGGATAATGATCCCCAAGCCCTTCTCGCTACGCGGGATAATGCCGAAAAAAACCAAGTGAGCGATGCGATTGAAACGGTTTTTCCTGAGCAATTGCCTGCGCTTCAAGTGGATGGCATTGTGGCAAATATTTTAGCCACGCCATTAATTGCATTAGCGGCTTCATTTGCAAGTAAAATTAATGCAGGTGGTTTTATTGTGTTGTCAGGAATCCTTATTGATCAAGCAGATGCAGTGATTTCTGCTTATTCGCCTTATTTTACAATGCACCCGCCAATCGTGCAGGGCGATTGGGTGCGAATTGATGGCATTCGCAAATTGGCGTAA
- the hisS gene encoding histidine--tRNA ligase, with the protein MAKTIQAVRGMNDLLPEQIHFWQFLEREVRTILTRYGYEEIRLPIVEKTELFARSIGEVTDIVEKEMYTFTDRNGESLTLRPEGTAGCVRAGIENGLLYNQTQRLWYQGAMFRHERPQKGRYRQFHQIGAEVFGLAGPDIDAEMIVMTARFWQALGLEQVHLQLNSLGSNAARAQYREQLVNYLSDHYDQLDEDSQRRLNSNPLRILDSKNPALQSLIAQAPQLADHLDAESRDHFAQLQDYLTAAGLVFTVNPRLVRGLDYYNRTVFEWVTDQLGAQGTVCAGGRYDGLVAHLGGQNTPGVGFAMGIERLVELLRVSQNTVADTRPHIYLIRAGDSAQLPGFLLAEELRRQLPELRLLLHCGGGNFKSQFKKADKSGAKWALILGEQEVQENTVTLKFLREEKPQLTLPQHDLIQVLKQDDLATNDFTQPS; encoded by the coding sequence TTGGCTAAGACCATTCAAGCCGTTCGCGGAATGAACGATTTATTACCCGAACAGATTCATTTTTGGCAGTTTTTAGAACGGGAAGTGCGCACGATTTTAACCCGTTATGGTTATGAAGAAATTCGTTTGCCGATTGTGGAAAAAACGGAATTATTTGCCCGTTCTATTGGCGAAGTGACGGATATTGTAGAAAAAGAAATGTACACTTTTACTGACCGTAACGGCGAAAGTTTGACTTTGCGTCCTGAAGGTACGGCCGGTTGTGTGCGAGCGGGGATTGAAAACGGTTTGCTGTACAATCAAACGCAGCGATTATGGTATCAAGGCGCGATGTTTCGTCATGAACGTCCGCAAAAAGGGCGTTATCGCCAATTTCATCAAATCGGTGCCGAAGTTTTCGGATTGGCTGGCCCTGATATTGATGCGGAAATGATTGTGATGACGGCGCGTTTTTGGCAGGCGTTGGGATTGGAACAGGTGCATTTACAATTAAATTCTCTCGGTTCTAATGCAGCGCGGGCGCAATATCGGGAGCAATTAGTCAATTATTTATCGGATCATTACGATCAATTAGATGAAGACAGTCAACGCCGTTTAAATAGCAATCCATTACGGATTTTAGACAGTAAAAATCCCGCCTTGCAATCCTTAATCGCACAGGCTCCACAATTGGCTGATCATTTAGACGCAGAATCACGGGATCATTTTGCACAATTACAGGATTATTTAACGGCCGCAGGCCTTGTTTTTACGGTTAATCCGCGTTTAGTCCGCGGTTTGGATTATTACAATCGCACGGTGTTTGAATGGGTGACAGACCAGTTAGGCGCGCAAGGCACGGTGTGTGCGGGTGGGCGTTATGATGGTTTAGTGGCTCATTTGGGTGGACAAAATACGCCTGGGGTGGGTTTTGCGATGGGTATAGAACGCTTAGTTGAATTACTTCGTGTTTCACAAAATACGGTCGCGGATACTCGTCCTCATATTTATTTGATTCGCGCAGGCGATTCAGCGCAATTACCGGGTTTTTTATTGGCCGAAGAATTGCGCCGACAACTGCCAGAATTGCGTTTATTATTGCATTGTGGCGGCGGGAATTTTAAAAGCCAATTTAAAAAAGCCGATAAAAGCGGCGCAAAATGGGCGTTAATTCTCGGTGAACAAGAAGTGCAAGAAAACACGGTGACGCTTAAATTTTTACGTGAAGAAAAACCACAACTCACTTTACCGCAACATGATTTAATTCAGGTGTTAAAACAAGATGACTTGGCTACAAATGACTTTACACAGCCATCCTGA
- a CDS encoding anhydro-N-acetylmuramic acid kinase: MNSGLYIGLMSGTSVDGIDAVLVEVQAGQLRLIAAKGCPWPENIREEILTVSQYAPNQLNVAEIARLDGLAADGFADAVLQLLQHACCAADQVVAIGHPGQTVCHQPLARPPYTCQIGNPARLAHATGIPVVAQFRQSDMATGGQGAPLAPALHAAYLRSTQENRVVLNLGGIANITVLPADRKQPLSGFDTGPANALLDAWSWQQRRMPYDENGAWAAQGTVQTDLLAILLADPYFQDPPPKTTGRDYFNLNWLAQRAMMLSKPLSAFQPFDIQATLSELTAVSIAQEISKIPDCARVLGCGGGVLNTNLWRQLQNALPEGIVLESTTEYGLPSQWVEAMCFAWFAWQRWADLPIDLTPFTGAKRSAILGGVFKP, translated from the coding sequence ATGAATTCAGGTTTATATATTGGTCTAATGTCGGGGACAAGTGTCGATGGTATTGATGCGGTATTGGTGGAGGTTCAAGCGGGGCAATTGCGTTTAATTGCGGCTAAAGGTTGTCCGTGGCCGGAAAATATTCGAGAAGAGATATTAACGGTCAGTCAATACGCGCCCAATCAGCTTAATGTGGCAGAAATTGCGCGCTTGGATGGATTGGCGGCGGATGGTTTTGCGGATGCGGTTTTACAATTATTACAACATGCTTGTTGTGCGGCGGATCAAGTGGTGGCGATTGGACACCCCGGCCAAACGGTCTGTCATCAACCTTTAGCCCGTCCGCCGTATACGTGCCAAATTGGCAACCCGGCGCGTTTAGCCCACGCCACAGGAATTCCCGTGGTGGCGCAATTTCGCCAAAGTGATATGGCGACAGGTGGGCAAGGTGCGCCGCTTGCGCCCGCTTTGCACGCGGCGTATTTGCGAAGTACGCAGGAAAATCGAGTGGTGTTAAATTTGGGCGGCATTGCGAATATTACTGTTTTGCCCGCAGATCGTAAACAGCCGCTGTCAGGATTTGATACGGGGCCAGCCAATGCGTTGTTGGATGCGTGGTCATGGCAGCAGCGACGTATGCCTTATGATGAAAATGGCGCGTGGGCGGCTCAAGGCACGGTGCAAACTGATTTATTGGCGATTTTGTTGGCTGATCCTTATTTTCAAGACCCGCCGCCAAAAACCACCGGACGCGATTACTTTAATTTAAACTGGCTGGCACAACGCGCCATGATGTTGTCTAAACCCTTGTCTGCGTTCCAACCTTTTGATATACAAGCAACTTTGAGCGAATTAACGGCGGTATCGATTGCGCAGGAAATTTCAAAAATTCCTGATTGTGCGCGGGTATTGGGTTGTGGCGGCGGCGTTTTAAATACAAATTTGTGGCGACAATTGCAAAACGCATTACCTGAAGGGATTGTTTTGGAATCCACAACTGAATACGGTTTGCCGTCACAATGGGTGGAGGCGATGTGTTTTGCGTGGTTCGCGTGGCAACGTTGGGCTGATTTGCCCATTGATTTAACGCCATTCACAGGCGCGAAACGCTCCGCTATTTTAGGTGGTGTTTTTAAACCGTAA